A stretch of Bombus vancouverensis nearcticus chromosome 13, iyBomVanc1_principal, whole genome shotgun sequence DNA encodes these proteins:
- the Hsdl2 gene encoding hydroxysteroid dehydrogenase like 2 — MTVLRFICNMINTGKLAGRTIFITGATRGIGKTIALKAAKDGANIVIAAKTAEPHPKLPGTIYTAAKEIEQVGGKALPCIVDVRDEAQVVSAVENAINKFGGIDIVINNASAISLTGTEFTDMKKYDLMNNINARGTFLVSKICLPYLKKSTNPHIVNISPPLSMKPIWFKNHVAYTISKFGMSMCVLGMAEEFKDSGIAVNAVWPKTAIYTAAVAMLSGAESSNYSRKPDIMGDAVYALICKDSKSITGQFLIDEEILKNEGITDFTDYACNPENKDKLMLDFFVDENLESLGSEAHSLYKLTQKDIQDTNKTNGKIAQIFSVIQANLNSDLVNKTGAIFQFNVRGSEAGTWFLDLKTGQGSAGRGEPSQSPDATLTMDSDNFFAMFSGKLKPTSAFVMGKLRISGDLQKAMKLEKLMNLLKSKL; from the exons ATGACAGTTCTTCGATTTATTTGCAATATGATCAATACGGg aaaacTTGCTGGCCGCACAATCTTTATTACTGGTGCAACAAGAGGGATTGGGAAAACTATTGCCTTGAAAGCTGCAAAAGATGGGGCAAATATCGTCATTGCAGCTAAAACTGCAGAACCACATCCAAAGTTACCAGGCACCATATACACTGCTGCCAAAGAga TTGAGCAAGTGGGTGGTAAAGCATTACCTTGCATCGTAGATGTAAGAGATGAAGCACAAGTAGTGTCTGCAGTAGAAAATGCTATTAACAAATTTGGTGGTATTGACATTGTTATTAATAATGCCAGTGCAATTTCTTTAACAGGCACAGAATTTACAGATATGAAAAAATATGATCTTATGAATAACATCAATGCCAGAGGAACATTTTTAGT GTCCAAGATATGTTTaccttatttaaaaaaaagcacAAATCCTCATATAGTAAACATCAGTCCACCATTAAGCATGAAACCAATATGGTTCAAAAATCATGTTGCGTATACAATATCTAAATTTGGAATGTCAATGTGTGTTCTTGGCATGGCTGAAGAATTTAAGGACAGTGGCATTGCTGTAAATGCTGTCTGGCCAAAGACTG CTATTTATACTGCCGCGGTTGCAATGTTATCTGGTGCTGAATCAAGTAATTACAGTCGTAAACCTGATATAATGGGAGATGCTGTGTATGCTTTGATTTGTAAAGATAGTAAATCTATTACTGGGCAGTTTCTAATTgatgaagaaatattaaaaaatgaggGAATCACGGATTTCACAGATTATGCATGTAATCCAG aaaataaagataaattaatGCTAGATTTCTTTGTGGATGAAAATTTGGAGTCTTTGGGTTCAGAAGCTCATTCATTATATAAACTAACACAAAAGGATATACAGGATACTAATAAAACAAACGGAAAAATTGCACAAATATTTAGCGTTATTCAAGCAAACTTGAATAGTGATCTTGTTAACAAAACAGGCGCCATATTTCAATTCAATGTCAGAG GTAGTGAAGCTGGTACATGGTTTTTGGATCTTAAAACTGGTCAAGGTTCGGCAGGTAGAGGAGAACCTAGTCAATCACCAGATGCTACGTTAACAATGGATTCTGATAACTTTTTTGCAATGTTTTCtg GAAAATTGAAACCAACATCAGCATTTGTAATGGGAAAATTGAGAATTAGTGGAGACCTTCAAAAAGCaatgaaattggaaaaattaatgAATCTATTAAAGTCTAAACTTTAA
- the LOC117159513 gene encoding mitochondrial S-adenosylmethionine carrier protein-like isoform X1 yields the protein MSLETTDTKFTFTVSLIAGGLAGTSVDVILHPLDTLKTRLQSKQGFAKSGGFSNLYKGILPIIIGSAPSASLFFVTYEGIKNITQCRVPEKYHSFLHMGSASLAEMVACLIRVPVEVIKQRRQVSMLDRQDINLRLLYSCYWSTVLRDMPFSLMQFPMWEYFKKVWSSHVDREILPIESAICGAIAGGISATATTPLDVIKTRIMLSHGNGNTSKLKILYVLKDIYRDKGFHGLFAGVSPRVMYIIMGGFIFFGTYEKVKTIGIRYCLYL from the exons ATGTCGTTAGAAACAACGGATACGAAATTTACTTTCACTGTGTCTTTAATA GCAGGAGGATTGGCTGGGACATCTGTTGATGTAATATTGCATCCATTAGACACATTAAAAACACGTTTACAATCTAAGCAAGGATTTGCAAAATCAGGAGGATTTTCTAATCTTTATAAAGGAATTCTTCCTATAATAATTGGATCTGCACCAAGTG CATCATTATTTTTCGTCACATATGaaggtattaaaaatataacgcAATGTAGAGTACCTGAGAAATATCATTCGTTCCTTCACATGGGTTCAGCATCTTTAGCAGAAATG GTAGCCTGTTTAATAAGAGTACCTGTGGAAGTAATAAAACAAAGGAGACAAGTTTCAATGCTAGATAGACAAGATATTAATCTTAGATTATTATATAGTTGTTATTGGAGCACTGTATTAAGAGATATGCCTTTTAGTTTAATGCAATTTCCAATGTGGGAATACTTTAAGAAAGTTTGGAGTTCGCATGTTGACAGAGAAATTCTTCCTatagaaagtgcaatatgtGGAGCAATTGCAG GTGGTATTTCTGCCACTGCTACTACACCACTAGATGTTATAAAAACAAGAATAATGCTTTCACATGGAAATGGAAATActtcaaaattaaaaatactatatgtattaaaagatatatatagaGATAAAGGTTTTCATGG ACTTTTTGCTGGTGTGAGCCCCAGAGTAATGTACATAATTATGGGAGGATTTATCTTCTTTGGAACTTATGAAAAGGTAAAAACTATAGGAATAAGATATTGCTTATATTTATAG
- the LOC117159513 gene encoding mitochondrial S-adenosylmethionine carrier protein-like isoform X2 — protein MSLETTDTKFTFTVSLIAGGLAGTSVDVILHPLDTLKTRLQSKQGFAKSGGFSNLYKGILPIIIGSAPSGIKNITQCRVPEKYHSFLHMGSASLAEMVACLIRVPVEVIKQRRQVSMLDRQDINLRLLYSCYWSTVLRDMPFSLMQFPMWEYFKKVWSSHVDREILPIESAICGAIAGGISATATTPLDVIKTRIMLSHGNGNTSKLKILYVLKDIYRDKGFHGLFAGVSPRVMYIIMGGFIFFGTYEKVKTIGIRYCLYL, from the exons ATGTCGTTAGAAACAACGGATACGAAATTTACTTTCACTGTGTCTTTAATA GCAGGAGGATTGGCTGGGACATCTGTTGATGTAATATTGCATCCATTAGACACATTAAAAACACGTTTACAATCTAAGCAAGGATTTGCAAAATCAGGAGGATTTTCTAATCTTTATAAAGGAATTCTTCCTATAATAATTGGATCTGCACCAAGTG gtattaaaaatataacgcAATGTAGAGTACCTGAGAAATATCATTCGTTCCTTCACATGGGTTCAGCATCTTTAGCAGAAATG GTAGCCTGTTTAATAAGAGTACCTGTGGAAGTAATAAAACAAAGGAGACAAGTTTCAATGCTAGATAGACAAGATATTAATCTTAGATTATTATATAGTTGTTATTGGAGCACTGTATTAAGAGATATGCCTTTTAGTTTAATGCAATTTCCAATGTGGGAATACTTTAAGAAAGTTTGGAGTTCGCATGTTGACAGAGAAATTCTTCCTatagaaagtgcaatatgtGGAGCAATTGCAG GTGGTATTTCTGCCACTGCTACTACACCACTAGATGTTATAAAAACAAGAATAATGCTTTCACATGGAAATGGAAATActtcaaaattaaaaatactatatgtattaaaagatatatatagaGATAAAGGTTTTCATGG ACTTTTTGCTGGTGTGAGCCCCAGAGTAATGTACATAATTATGGGAGGATTTATCTTCTTTGGAACTTATGAAAAGGTAAAAACTATAGGAATAAGATATTGCTTATATTTATAG
- the LOC117159527 gene encoding putative E3 SUMO-protein ligase RNF212, translating to MDMFICNKCFATPHRGKKPFCLTQCGHIYCNGCIQQAEKQCPQCQQIDIFSVELQQPSLSKVENFFAPLNESLESLHKICGFQNNQMKIMIQRFHEIDKKYETLKSHYYSLTQNMKMVRDKYIKLKMENTEQKKKLMSFEMQNRTLNSLSDVSTPIKSGNNRSSKMRPASNSYFSCGANMSSQSFDVRKGNAMFEGFRIPYPHIVRSVGSRGTSDTNSTYL from the exons ATGGATATGTTTATATGTAACAAGTGTTTTGCCACACCACATAGAGGAAAAAAACCATTTTGCTTGACTCAATGCGGTCACATATATTGTAATGGATGCATACAACAAG CTGAAAAACAGTGTCCTCAATGTCAGCAGATTGATATTTTTTCTGTCGAGTTACAGCAACCATCATTGTCGAAAGTAGAGAATTTCTTTGCTCCATTGAATGAATCATTGGAATCATTACACAAAATATGTGGTTTTCAGAATAATCAAATGAAAATTATGATACAACGCTTTCATGAAATC GACAAAAAATACGAAACATTGAAGTCCCACTACTATAGCCTAACTCAAAACATGAAAATGGTGAGAGATAAATATATTAAACTGAAAATGGAAAATACTgaacagaaaaagaaattaatgtCTTTCGAGATGCAAAATAGGACTTTAAACTCTTTAAGTGATGTATCTACACCAATAAAATCTGGCAACAACAGAAGTTCAAAAATGAG aCCTGcatcaaattcatatttttcgtgTGGGGCGAATATGTCGAGTCAATCATTTGACGTGAGAAAGGGAAATGCAATGTTCGAAGGTTTTCGTATTCCTTATCCTCATATAGTACGATCAGTTGGTTCTCGTGGAACTTCGGATACCAACTCTACTTACCTTTAG